One Burkholderia sp. PAMC 26561 genomic window carries:
- a CDS encoding acyltransferase family protein, translating into MGLFGKPRTQQTSNRTIELDFVRGIAIIAVMGFHFHSVKTGYWFVSAIEYPLKSFGREGVNLFFTLSGFLVGGLLLKQYSEHGRIDAWRFIIRRIFKIWPAYYVLILFHVFAGRHPTDTFLFQNLTHMQNYLGTSISQTWSLAVEEHFYLFLPALLLIFVRFKVGVNAIIGTLLSICGIVLLARCAVVSNGDVDAAFFQTQYRIDSLLFGVILAAFYWMKPDVYKKFADKKWLLLSMVAVLVAWLVLGTTHIALDESIGFTIQAIGFTAAIVLAIEYSKGIRDSLLYRGIAWIGVYSYGIYLWHSLALAPADILIRKTAAMHVPPLAAWFVVLAAQFCIAIVIGYVTTRAVEFPFLKIRDALFPAKQRKGEMEVPVVSTHVS; encoded by the coding sequence ATGGGCTTGTTCGGCAAACCACGTACACAACAAACATCGAACAGGACGATCGAGCTCGACTTCGTCCGCGGCATTGCGATCATCGCCGTGATGGGCTTTCACTTTCATTCCGTCAAGACCGGTTACTGGTTCGTCAGCGCGATCGAATATCCGCTGAAGAGCTTTGGCCGCGAGGGCGTGAACCTGTTTTTTACACTCAGCGGATTTCTCGTCGGCGGCCTGCTGCTCAAGCAATATTCCGAGCATGGACGCATCGACGCCTGGCGCTTCATCATTCGACGCATCTTCAAGATCTGGCCCGCGTATTACGTGCTGATCCTGTTTCATGTGTTCGCCGGACGTCACCCCACGGACACGTTCCTGTTCCAGAACCTGACCCACATGCAGAACTATCTGGGGACGTCGATCAGCCAGACCTGGAGTCTTGCGGTCGAAGAACATTTCTACCTGTTCCTGCCGGCATTGCTGCTCATTTTCGTGCGCTTCAAGGTGGGTGTGAATGCGATCATCGGCACGTTGCTGTCCATTTGCGGGATCGTGTTGCTGGCGCGTTGCGCGGTGGTATCGAACGGGGATGTCGATGCTGCGTTCTTCCAGACGCAATACCGCATAGACAGCTTGCTGTTCGGCGTGATCCTCGCCGCGTTCTACTGGATGAAGCCGGACGTCTACAAGAAATTCGCCGATAAAAAATGGCTGCTCCTCAGCATGGTCGCCGTGCTGGTTGCATGGCTCGTGCTGGGAACAACGCACATTGCGCTCGATGAAAGTATCGGCTTCACCATCCAGGCGATTGGTTTCACCGCTGCCATCGTGCTTGCGATCGAATACTCGAAGGGCATTCGCGACTCGCTGCTGTATCGCGGGATTGCATGGATCGGCGTGTATTCGTATGGCATCTATCTCTGGCATTCGCTGGCGCTTGCGCCCGCCGACATCCTCATCCGCAAGACCGCGGCCATGCACGTTCCGCCGCTTGCCGCGTGGTTCGTCGTACTGGCTGCGCAGTTCTGCATTGCAATCGTGATCGGCTACGTGACCACGCGTGCGGTCGAGTTCCCGTTCCTCAAGATCCGCGATGCCTTGTTCCCCGCCAAACAGCGCAAGGGCGAAATGGAAGTGCCCGTGGTGAGCACTCACGTGTCCTGA
- a CDS encoding acyltransferase family protein produces the protein MTSPARIAALDAGRTLAVIGVIAVHLAPWMVTSPVWLDTLANLGQYGVQCFFVISAITIFSSIEHDAQRLGATREVLRNFYVKRIARIAPLYYLAILGYTSTEFALHFVHGHIQTPHDLSDVFLNVLFIHAWFPSATDSVVPGGWSIGVEMFFYMIAPALVFVCRTLRGLIMVSLATALFALSCWYFGACDGGPACRVVNNEFFYFWPPMQLPCFIIGFWVWRLARDYLVGDRQLSSRACARLAAGGLAALVALFLAGTGRGLAHGVAPTFAALATAALMLLLTRVPFRLLKAPATVMLGKYSFGIYVWHFVAILAVRAVVRLDAVDDFAEDHAVLVFAVSMIAATALAYIGARITARRIEEPCARWVREWLGKDPADPARIRARSVAVDGTEGV, from the coding sequence ATGACATCGCCCGCTCGCATTGCAGCGCTCGATGCCGGCCGCACGCTTGCCGTCATCGGCGTGATCGCGGTTCATCTCGCGCCCTGGATGGTGACGAGTCCCGTGTGGCTCGATACGCTCGCCAATCTCGGACAGTACGGTGTCCAATGTTTCTTCGTGATCAGCGCGATCACGATTTTTTCATCGATAGAACATGACGCGCAACGTCTCGGGGCAACGCGTGAAGTGCTGCGCAACTTCTATGTGAAGCGTATTGCGCGCATCGCGCCGCTTTATTACCTCGCGATCCTCGGTTACACCAGCACCGAGTTCGCGCTGCACTTCGTGCATGGCCATATACAAACGCCGCACGATCTCTCCGATGTCTTCCTGAACGTGCTTTTCATCCACGCATGGTTTCCGTCGGCAACGGACAGCGTGGTGCCGGGCGGGTGGTCCATTGGCGTGGAGATGTTCTTCTACATGATCGCGCCGGCGCTCGTATTCGTTTGCCGCACGCTGCGTGGATTGATCATGGTTTCGTTGGCGACGGCGCTGTTCGCGCTGTCGTGCTGGTACTTCGGCGCATGCGATGGCGGTCCTGCGTGCCGCGTGGTGAACAACGAGTTCTTCTACTTCTGGCCGCCCATGCAGTTGCCGTGTTTCATCATCGGATTCTGGGTCTGGCGGCTGGCGAGGGATTATCTTGTCGGCGACCGCCAACTGTCCTCACGTGCTTGCGCGAGGCTTGCGGCAGGCGGCCTCGCCGCATTGGTTGCATTGTTTCTCGCAGGCACAGGACGCGGTCTGGCACACGGCGTCGCGCCGACGTTCGCTGCTCTTGCGACGGCCGCCTTGATGCTGTTGCTGACGCGCGTTCCATTCCGATTGTTGAAAGCGCCGGCGACCGTGATGCTCGGAAAATACAGCTTCGGCATCTACGTATGGCACTTCGTCGCCATACTTGCCGTGCGGGCCGTTGTGAGGCTCGACGCCGTGGATGACTTCGCCGAGGATCATGCAGTTCTGGTCTTCGCGGTATCGATGATCGCGGCTACGGCCCTGGCTTACATTGGCGCGAGAATCACGGCGCGGCGCATCGAGGAACCGTGCGCACGCTGGGTGCGTGAATGGCTGGGCAAAGACCCGGCGGACCCGGCGCGCATCCGTGCAAGAAGTGTTGCAGTGGACGGCACCGAAGGCGTTTGA